Proteins found in one Poecilia reticulata strain Guanapo linkage group LG6, Guppy_female_1.0+MT, whole genome shotgun sequence genomic segment:
- the LOC103465625 gene encoding uncharacterized protein LOC103465625 isoform X1, with translation METKPKKWMSFREICTNQFQKICPTRNPDYLKRDFLSDLLWQVIEKVADEPTLPLVRETFENAQGKLLRQIMAETGKLDLDILSGMSEELSERIFQSIASDSFHLASELHLFAILFYPVSYPRIVQEFKHHLENPVPQEPTNTKKFLPSVITKLKDTLFDAESLYAEENCLSNNCLKSTYPKGKRLVENDREMGMRHGADERRKMINLVLWKLIRKASYRSTTNYGRKDIISVYERLSGVLWEELKDLDFIIFPDMDRKIGSDIFQLLSGNEDVVKDRLFHLMKMSHPIVDYKLIACFKRTMTHPRKVHLPKSYLKSALKSTCKDDNSVMFCHKQVHPSLGSSTNCKSKDKGEATDVVPCDLLLKDLESVNPENQNTTESPVSYNRSRGFEDSPKPQNVRITTVECENQTLIESVISGTVCRMYPDHASSMSECRPIFIQVRPYKPVLEDPEQETPESQQNTKQDASNVNLGDPASEDLESVNSEGQDINEDFMKQGDGPLIALIGR, from the exons ATGGAGACGAAGCCAAAGAAGTGGATGTCCTTTAGGGAAATATGCACAAATCAATTCCAAAAGATTTGTCCCACAAGGAATCCTGATTATTTGAAGAGGGACTTTCTCAGTGACCTTCTGTGGCAGGTGATTGAGAAAGTTGCAGATGAACCAACCCTGCCCCTCGTCAGAGAAACCTTTGAGAACGCCCAGGGTAAGCTCTTACGCCAAATCATGGCGGAAACTGGGAAGTTAGATCTGGACATCCTGTCAGGAATGTCAGAAGAGCTAAGTGAAAGAATCTTTCAGAGCATCGCCAGTGATTCCTTCCACCTCGCAAGCGAATTGCATTTGTTTGCAATCCTTTTCTATCCAGTGTCATATCCAAGGATAGTACAAGAATTCAAGCATCACCTGGAGAATCCCGTTCCTCAAGAACCCaccaacacaaagaaatttTTACCATCTGTAATAACAAAGCTCAAAGACACTTTGTTTGATGCAGAAAGTTTGTATGCAGAAGAGAACTGCCTGAGTAACAATTGTTTGAAGTCCACTTATCCTAAAGGGAAAAGATTGGTGGAAAATGACAGAGAGATGGGAATGAGACACGGAGCAGATGAAcggagaaaaatgataaatctaGTTCTTTGGAAACTGATTCGTAAGGCTAGTTACAGATCTACCACAAATTATGGACGGAAGGACATCATCTCCGTCTATGAGAGGCTTTCTGGAGTTCTGTGGGAAGAACTGAARGATCTAGATTTYATCATTTTCCCAGACATGGACAGAAAAATTGGCTCAGACATCTTCCAACTTCTAAGTGGAAACGAGGATGTGGTAAAAGATAGGCTTTTCCATCTCATGAAAATGAGCCACCCAATTGTTGACTACAAGCTCATAGCTTGCTTCAAAAGAACCATGACACATCCCAGAAAAGTTCATCTCCCAAAAAGCTATCTGAAAAGTGCTCTGAAAAGCACCTGTAAAGATGACAATTCTGTTATGTTCTGTCATAAACAAGTTCATCCAAGCCTGGGAAGCTCAACCAACTGTAAAAGCAAGGACAAAGGTGAAGCCACAGATGTGGTCCCTTGTGATCTTCTTTTGAAAGATCTTGAATCAGTCAATCCTGAAAACCAGAACACAACTGAATCTCCTGTAAGTTACAATAGAAGCAGAGGCTTTGAGGATTCCCCAAAGCCTCAAAACGTACGCATAACAACAGTGGAGTGTGAAAACCAAACACTCATAGAAAGTGTCATCTCTGGGACTGTGTGCAGAATGTATCCCGACCATGCTTCGTCAATGAGCGAGTGTCGTCCGATTTTCATACAGGTGCGTCCGTATAAGCCTGTTTTGGAAGATCCCGAACAAGAAACCCCCGAAAGTCAACAGAACACAAAACAAGATGCTTCAAATGTGAACCTTGGTGATCCTGCTTCAGAAGACCTTGAATCAGTCAACTCTGAAGGCCAGGACATAAATGAAGACTTTAT GAAGCAGGGAGATGGGCCGTTAATTGCACTCATCGGCAGATGA
- the LOC103465625 gene encoding uncharacterized protein LOC103465625 isoform X2 codes for METKPKKWMSFREICTNQFQKICPTRNPDYLKRDFLSDLLWQVIEKVADEPTLPLVRETFENAQGKLLRQIMAETGKLDLDILSGMSEELSERIFQSIASDSFHLASELHLFAILFYPVSYPRIVQEFKHHLENPVPQEPTNTKKFLPSVITKLKDTLFDAESLYAEENCLSNNCLKSTYPKGKRLVENDREMGMRHGADERRKMINLVLWKLIRKASYRSTTNYGRKDIISVYERLSGVLWEELKDLDFIIFPDMDRKIGSDIFQLLSGNEDVVKDRLFHLMKMSHPIVDYKLIACFKRTMTHPRKVHLPKSYLKSALKSTCKDDNSVMFCHKQVHPSLGSSTNCKSKDKGEATDVVPCDLLLKDLESVNPENQNTTESPNVSRPCFVNERVSSDFHTGASV; via the exons ATGGAGACGAAGCCAAAGAAGTGGATGTCCTTTAGGGAAATATGCACAAATCAATTCCAAAAGATTTGTCCCACAAGGAATCCTGATTATTTGAAGAGGGACTTTCTCAGTGACCTTCTGTGGCAGGTGATTGAGAAAGTTGCAGATGAACCAACCCTGCCCCTCGTCAGAGAAACCTTTGAGAACGCCCAGGGTAAGCTCTTACGCCAAATCATGGCGGAAACTGGGAAGTTAGATCTGGACATCCTGTCAGGAATGTCAGAAGAGCTAAGTGAAAGAATCTTTCAGAGCATCGCCAGTGATTCCTTCCACCTCGCAAGCGAATTGCATTTGTTTGCAATCCTTTTCTATCCAGTGTCATATCCAAGGATAGTACAAGAATTCAAGCATCACCTGGAGAATCCCGTTCCTCAAGAACCCaccaacacaaagaaatttTTACCATCTGTAATAACAAAGCTCAAAGACACTTTGTTTGATGCAGAAAGTTTGTATGCAGAAGAGAACTGCCTGAGTAACAATTGTTTGAAGTCCACTTATCCTAAAGGGAAAAGATTGGTGGAAAATGACAGAGAGATGGGAATGAGACACGGAGCAGATGAAcggagaaaaatgataaatctaGTTCTTTGGAAACTGATTCGTAAGGCTAGTTACAGATCTACCACAAATTATGGACGGAAGGACATCATCTCCGTCTATGAGAGGCTTTCTGGAGTTCTGTGGGAAGAACTGAARGATCTAGATTTYATCATTTTCCCAGACATGGACAGAAAAATTGGCTCAGACATCTTCCAACTTCTAAGTGGAAACGAGGATGTGGTAAAAGATAGGCTTTTCCATCTCATGAAAATGAGCCACCCAATTGTTGACTACAAGCTCATAGCTTGCTTCAAAAGAACCATGACACATCCCAGAAAAGTTCATCTCCCAAAAAGCTATCTGAAAAGTGCTCTGAAAAGCACCTGTAAAGATGACAATTCTGTTATGTTCTGTCATAAACAAGTTCATCCAAGCCTGGGAAGCTCAACCAACTGTAAAAGCAAGGACAAAGGTGAAGCCACAGATGTGGTCCCTTGTGATCTTCTTTTGAAAGATCTTGAATCAGTCAATCCTGAAAACCAGAACACAACTGAATCTCCT AATGTATCCCGACCATGCTTCGTCAATGAGCGAGTGTCGTCCGATTTTCATACAGGTGCGTCCGTATAA